The Mercurialis annua linkage group LG8, ddMerAnnu1.2, whole genome shotgun sequence genome window below encodes:
- the LOC126660284 gene encoding glutathione S-transferase U19-like: MGDEVILVSTWASPFGMRVGVALAEKGVKYEYRDEDLRNKSEYLLQINPIHKKIPVLVHNGKPLSESLIIVQYIDEVWSDKAPLLPSDPYLKARALFWGDFIDQKIYDLGKMIWAGKGEEQEAGKKGLIEALTLLEEELGDKPFFGGESIGYVDIALIPFYTWFHAYEVSGNFTIETHCSKLIAWTQRCMDRDTVSSSLPDPKKIYEFMLMFRKILGIE, encoded by the exons atgggcGATGAAGTTATTTTAGTGAGTACATGGGCAAGCCCTTTTGGGATGAGGGTCGGAGTTGCATTGGCAGAAAAAGGGGTTAAATATGAGTACAGGGACGAAGATCTGAGAAATAAAAGTGAATATCTCTTACAAATTAACCCAATCCACAAGAAAATTCCAGTTCTTGTCCATAATGGTAAACCCCTGTCCGAATCTCTTATTATTGTGCAATATATTGACGAAGTTTGGAGCGATAAAGCTCCGTTGCTGCCCTCTGATCCTTATTTGAAAGCTCGAGCTTTGTTCTGGGGTGATTTTATTGACCAGAAg ATCTATGACCTAGGGAAGATGATATGGGCAGGAAAAGGAGAAGAGCAGGAAGCAGGAAAGAAGGGACTGATAGAAGCCTTGACATTGTTAGAAGAGGAGCTTGGAGATAAGCCCTTCTTTGGAGGTGAAAGCATAGGATATGTGGACATTGCTCTCATCCCATTCTACACCTGGTTCCATGCCTATGAAGTCAGTGGCAACTTCACCATTGAGACCCACTGCTCCAAACTCATAGCCTGGACCCAAAGATGCATGGACAGGGACACTGTTTCATCCTCTCTTCCTGACCCTAAAAAGATCTACGAGTTCATGTTGATGTTCAGGAAAATATTGGGGATTGAGTAA